From Etheostoma cragini isolate CJK2018 chromosome 1, CSU_Ecrag_1.0, whole genome shotgun sequence, a single genomic window includes:
- the LOC117941766 gene encoding C-type lectin BML-1-like isoform X19, with the protein MRPVVVTAILLLVVLMSMSDSAAGNPAEMCKTKYPFTPCTKNVGEGWSQYTTNICVKAFFKTPHLSHSDAENACQKFTNGHLVSIINGEQMNQVQCAMYRATPGKAHYWIGAYLKQVGRTRKWSWTDGSFGRYINWARGQPDNFLFREGCVEMNYWDWGLWNDVNCNEKKPYVCEVYLNDD; encoded by the exons ATGCGTCCTGTTGTGGTTACTGCCATCCTTCTTCTGGTGGTGCTGATGTCCATGTCGGACTCTGCAGCCG GGAATCCTGCAGAAATGTGTAAGACCAAATATCCGTTCACACCGTGTACGAAGAACGTCGGTGAAGGCTGGTCCCAGTACACAACAAACATCTGCGTGAAGGCGTTCTTCAAAACTCCGCATTTGAGCCATTCTGATGCAGAg aATGCCTGTCAAAAATTCACAAATGGCCATCTGGTATCAATCATAAATGGAGAGCAGATGAATCAAGTCCAATGTGCCATGTACAGAGCCACCCCTGGGAAAGCTCACTATTGGATTGGAGCCTACCTTAAGCAG GTTGGAAGAACTCGTAAGTGGTCTTGGACGGATGGAAGTTTTGGTCGTTATATCAATTGGGCTCGTGGCCAGCCTGACAACTTTCTGTTTAGAGAGGGGTGCGTTGAGATGAACTATTGGG ACTGGGGACTCTGGAACGATGTGAACTGTAATGAGAAGAAGCCCTACGTGTGTGAAGTTTATCTCAATGATGACTAG